One genomic segment of Ricinus communis isolate WT05 ecotype wild-type chromosome 3, ASM1957865v1, whole genome shotgun sequence includes these proteins:
- the LOC8285817 gene encoding N-lysine methyltransferase setd6 isoform X2, translating to MEDPKHFSSNKIIVKDDTFIIVLELPEDDPFFDKKKKLLCDKGFDIKEQIQLQSSFSLDSVATTLRKILHIARIIHLDEVELYFGENDECSSVEYCSLRNEVEALNSIAALLDGMLSSKTHREMNVLQTLRDAVVDRIENSMEDNRVETRIDKSYSCDIEKSIAEWGQRNGVHSRLEIVYVEGAGRGAIATEDLKVGDIALEIPVSIIISEELVRHSDMYHILEKIDGISSETMLLLWSMKERHNCNSKSKIYFDTLPKEFNTGLSFGVDAIMASDGTLLFDEIMQAKEHLRVQYDELVSALCNNYPDVFPPELYTWEQFLWACELWYSNSMKIKFLDGKLRTCLIPIAGFLNHSLHPHIIHYGKVDSITNTLKFPLSRPCRVGEQCCLSYGNFSGAHLITFYGFLPQGDNRYDIIPLDIDAGEADSTEDCPMSSWATHMVRGTWLSKNHNIFCYGLPCPLLDLFRRARVPMPYTKTITQSNLEIEMEILEDLQSTFSNMMENLGDPDLVDRENTSWDVKLALDFKDLQRRIVSSILTSCDAGFKLVQNELSKCMAEE from the exons ATGGAGGATCCTAAG CACTTTTCATCAAATAAGATCATAGTGAAAGACGATACCTTTATAATTGTCCTTGAACTCCCTGAAGATGATCccttttttgataaaaaaaag AAACTACTGTGTGATAAGGGTTTTGATATCAAGGAACAGATACAGCTCCAGAGCTCATTTTCCCTTGATTCAGTTGCCACCACCTTACGAAAGATACTTCATATAGCAAGGATCATACACTTAGATGAG GTAGAACTTTATTTTGGTGAAAATGATGAATGTTCATCAGTGGAGTACTGTAGCCTCAGGAATGAGGTGGAAGCCCTCAATTCAATTGCAGCACTTCTTGACGGCATGCTCTCTAGTAAAACACACAGAGAAATGAATGTCTTGCAAACCTTGCGAGATGCAGTTGTTGATAGGATTGAAAACTCAATGGAAGATAACAGAGTGGAAACTAGAATAGATAAGAGCTACAGTTGCGACATAGAAAAAAGCATAGCAGAATGGGGCCAAAGAAATGGCGTACACTCACGATTGGAGATAGTTT ATGTTGAAGGTGCTGGTAGAGGAGCCATTGCAACAGAAGATCTGAAAGTTGGAGATATTGCTTTGGAGATCCCTGTATCTATTATAATTTCTGAGGAGCTTGTGCGTCATTCTGACATG TATCATATATTGGAGAAGATTGATGGGATTTCCTCTGAGACAATGTTGTTACTGTGGAGCATGAAGGAGAGGCACAACTGTAATTCGAAATCCAAGATTTACTTTGATACTCTaccaaaagaatttaatacAG GGCTGAGCTTTGGAGTTGATGCAATCATGGCTTCAGATGGAACCTTGCTGTTTGACGAGATTATGCAAGCAAAAGAG CACCTGCGTGTTCAATACGATGAGTTAGTTTCTGCACTATGCAATAATTACCCTGATGTATTTCCACCAGAGCTCTATACATGGGAGCAGTTCTTATGGGCTTGTGAACTCTGGTACTCCAATAGCATGAAAATTAAGTTTCTTGATGGAAAGCTAAGAACTTGCTTGATTCCTATTGCTGGATTTCTCAACCATTCG CTCCATCCACATATCATTCACTATGGCAAAGTAGATTCTATTACAAATACATTGAAGTTCCCACTGTCAAGGCCTTGCCGTGTTGGAGAACAATGCTGTCTTAGCTATGGGAACTTCTCTGGTGCACATCTAATTACATTCTATGGTTTCTTACCACAAGGAGACAATCGATATGATATAATTCCATTGG ATATTGATGCTGGTGAGGCTGATTCCACTGAGGATTGCCCCATGTCCAGCTGGGCTACTCATATGGTTCGTGGTACTTGGCTCTCTAAGAACCATAATATATTCTGTTATGGCTTGCCATGTCCATTGCTAGATTTATTCCGGAGAGCTCGGGTTCCTATGCCATACACTAAAACCata ACACAATCAAACTTGGAAATTGAAATGGAAATCCTGGAAGACCTGCAGTCAACTTTCAGTAACATGATGGAGAATCTTGGTGACCCGGATCTTGTTGACAG AGAAAACACTAGTTGGGATGTTAAGCTGGCATTGGACTTTAAAGATCTGCAGAGAAGGATTGTCTCCTCAATTTTAACTTCATGTGATGCTGGTTTCAAGTTGGTACAAAATGAATTATCCAAGTGCATGGCTGAGGAGTGA
- the LOC8285817 gene encoding N-lysine methyltransferase setd6 isoform X1, whose protein sequence is MEDPKLLVCLLQHFSSNKIIVKDDTFIIVLELPEDDPFFDKKKKLLCDKGFDIKEQIQLQSSFSLDSVATTLRKILHIARIIHLDEVELYFGENDECSSVEYCSLRNEVEALNSIAALLDGMLSSKTHREMNVLQTLRDAVVDRIENSMEDNRVETRIDKSYSCDIEKSIAEWGQRNGVHSRLEIVYVEGAGRGAIATEDLKVGDIALEIPVSIIISEELVRHSDMYHILEKIDGISSETMLLLWSMKERHNCNSKSKIYFDTLPKEFNTGLSFGVDAIMASDGTLLFDEIMQAKEHLRVQYDELVSALCNNYPDVFPPELYTWEQFLWACELWYSNSMKIKFLDGKLRTCLIPIAGFLNHSLHPHIIHYGKVDSITNTLKFPLSRPCRVGEQCCLSYGNFSGAHLITFYGFLPQGDNRYDIIPLDIDAGEADSTEDCPMSSWATHMVRGTWLSKNHNIFCYGLPCPLLDLFRRARVPMPYTKTITQSNLEIEMEILEDLQSTFSNMMENLGDPDLVDRENTSWDVKLALDFKDLQRRIVSSILTSCDAGFKLVQNELSKCMAEE, encoded by the exons ATGGAGGATCCTAAG TTGTTGGTTTGTTTGTTGCAGCACTTTTCATCAAATAAGATCATAGTGAAAGACGATACCTTTATAATTGTCCTTGAACTCCCTGAAGATGATCccttttttgataaaaaaaag AAACTACTGTGTGATAAGGGTTTTGATATCAAGGAACAGATACAGCTCCAGAGCTCATTTTCCCTTGATTCAGTTGCCACCACCTTACGAAAGATACTTCATATAGCAAGGATCATACACTTAGATGAG GTAGAACTTTATTTTGGTGAAAATGATGAATGTTCATCAGTGGAGTACTGTAGCCTCAGGAATGAGGTGGAAGCCCTCAATTCAATTGCAGCACTTCTTGACGGCATGCTCTCTAGTAAAACACACAGAGAAATGAATGTCTTGCAAACCTTGCGAGATGCAGTTGTTGATAGGATTGAAAACTCAATGGAAGATAACAGAGTGGAAACTAGAATAGATAAGAGCTACAGTTGCGACATAGAAAAAAGCATAGCAGAATGGGGCCAAAGAAATGGCGTACACTCACGATTGGAGATAGTTT ATGTTGAAGGTGCTGGTAGAGGAGCCATTGCAACAGAAGATCTGAAAGTTGGAGATATTGCTTTGGAGATCCCTGTATCTATTATAATTTCTGAGGAGCTTGTGCGTCATTCTGACATG TATCATATATTGGAGAAGATTGATGGGATTTCCTCTGAGACAATGTTGTTACTGTGGAGCATGAAGGAGAGGCACAACTGTAATTCGAAATCCAAGATTTACTTTGATACTCTaccaaaagaatttaatacAG GGCTGAGCTTTGGAGTTGATGCAATCATGGCTTCAGATGGAACCTTGCTGTTTGACGAGATTATGCAAGCAAAAGAG CACCTGCGTGTTCAATACGATGAGTTAGTTTCTGCACTATGCAATAATTACCCTGATGTATTTCCACCAGAGCTCTATACATGGGAGCAGTTCTTATGGGCTTGTGAACTCTGGTACTCCAATAGCATGAAAATTAAGTTTCTTGATGGAAAGCTAAGAACTTGCTTGATTCCTATTGCTGGATTTCTCAACCATTCG CTCCATCCACATATCATTCACTATGGCAAAGTAGATTCTATTACAAATACATTGAAGTTCCCACTGTCAAGGCCTTGCCGTGTTGGAGAACAATGCTGTCTTAGCTATGGGAACTTCTCTGGTGCACATCTAATTACATTCTATGGTTTCTTACCACAAGGAGACAATCGATATGATATAATTCCATTGG ATATTGATGCTGGTGAGGCTGATTCCACTGAGGATTGCCCCATGTCCAGCTGGGCTACTCATATGGTTCGTGGTACTTGGCTCTCTAAGAACCATAATATATTCTGTTATGGCTTGCCATGTCCATTGCTAGATTTATTCCGGAGAGCTCGGGTTCCTATGCCATACACTAAAACCata ACACAATCAAACTTGGAAATTGAAATGGAAATCCTGGAAGACCTGCAGTCAACTTTCAGTAACATGATGGAGAATCTTGGTGACCCGGATCTTGTTGACAG AGAAAACACTAGTTGGGATGTTAAGCTGGCATTGGACTTTAAAGATCTGCAGAGAAGGATTGTCTCCTCAATTTTAACTTCATGTGATGCTGGTTTCAAGTTGGTACAAAATGAATTATCCAAGTGCATGGCTGAGGAGTGA
- the LOC8285817 gene encoding N-lysine methyltransferase setd6 isoform X3 has protein sequence MEDPKKLLCDKGFDIKEQIQLQSSFSLDSVATTLRKILHIARIIHLDEVELYFGENDECSSVEYCSLRNEVEALNSIAALLDGMLSSKTHREMNVLQTLRDAVVDRIENSMEDNRVETRIDKSYSCDIEKSIAEWGQRNGVHSRLEIVYVEGAGRGAIATEDLKVGDIALEIPVSIIISEELVRHSDMYHILEKIDGISSETMLLLWSMKERHNCNSKSKIYFDTLPKEFNTGLSFGVDAIMASDGTLLFDEIMQAKEHLRVQYDELVSALCNNYPDVFPPELYTWEQFLWACELWYSNSMKIKFLDGKLRTCLIPIAGFLNHSLHPHIIHYGKVDSITNTLKFPLSRPCRVGEQCCLSYGNFSGAHLITFYGFLPQGDNRYDIIPLDIDAGEADSTEDCPMSSWATHMVRGTWLSKNHNIFCYGLPCPLLDLFRRARVPMPYTKTITQSNLEIEMEILEDLQSTFSNMMENLGDPDLVDRENTSWDVKLALDFKDLQRRIVSSILTSCDAGFKLVQNELSKCMAEE, from the exons ATGGAGGATCCTAAG AAACTACTGTGTGATAAGGGTTTTGATATCAAGGAACAGATACAGCTCCAGAGCTCATTTTCCCTTGATTCAGTTGCCACCACCTTACGAAAGATACTTCATATAGCAAGGATCATACACTTAGATGAG GTAGAACTTTATTTTGGTGAAAATGATGAATGTTCATCAGTGGAGTACTGTAGCCTCAGGAATGAGGTGGAAGCCCTCAATTCAATTGCAGCACTTCTTGACGGCATGCTCTCTAGTAAAACACACAGAGAAATGAATGTCTTGCAAACCTTGCGAGATGCAGTTGTTGATAGGATTGAAAACTCAATGGAAGATAACAGAGTGGAAACTAGAATAGATAAGAGCTACAGTTGCGACATAGAAAAAAGCATAGCAGAATGGGGCCAAAGAAATGGCGTACACTCACGATTGGAGATAGTTT ATGTTGAAGGTGCTGGTAGAGGAGCCATTGCAACAGAAGATCTGAAAGTTGGAGATATTGCTTTGGAGATCCCTGTATCTATTATAATTTCTGAGGAGCTTGTGCGTCATTCTGACATG TATCATATATTGGAGAAGATTGATGGGATTTCCTCTGAGACAATGTTGTTACTGTGGAGCATGAAGGAGAGGCACAACTGTAATTCGAAATCCAAGATTTACTTTGATACTCTaccaaaagaatttaatacAG GGCTGAGCTTTGGAGTTGATGCAATCATGGCTTCAGATGGAACCTTGCTGTTTGACGAGATTATGCAAGCAAAAGAG CACCTGCGTGTTCAATACGATGAGTTAGTTTCTGCACTATGCAATAATTACCCTGATGTATTTCCACCAGAGCTCTATACATGGGAGCAGTTCTTATGGGCTTGTGAACTCTGGTACTCCAATAGCATGAAAATTAAGTTTCTTGATGGAAAGCTAAGAACTTGCTTGATTCCTATTGCTGGATTTCTCAACCATTCG CTCCATCCACATATCATTCACTATGGCAAAGTAGATTCTATTACAAATACATTGAAGTTCCCACTGTCAAGGCCTTGCCGTGTTGGAGAACAATGCTGTCTTAGCTATGGGAACTTCTCTGGTGCACATCTAATTACATTCTATGGTTTCTTACCACAAGGAGACAATCGATATGATATAATTCCATTGG ATATTGATGCTGGTGAGGCTGATTCCACTGAGGATTGCCCCATGTCCAGCTGGGCTACTCATATGGTTCGTGGTACTTGGCTCTCTAAGAACCATAATATATTCTGTTATGGCTTGCCATGTCCATTGCTAGATTTATTCCGGAGAGCTCGGGTTCCTATGCCATACACTAAAACCata ACACAATCAAACTTGGAAATTGAAATGGAAATCCTGGAAGACCTGCAGTCAACTTTCAGTAACATGATGGAGAATCTTGGTGACCCGGATCTTGTTGACAG AGAAAACACTAGTTGGGATGTTAAGCTGGCATTGGACTTTAAAGATCTGCAGAGAAGGATTGTCTCCTCAATTTTAACTTCATGTGATGCTGGTTTCAAGTTGGTACAAAATGAATTATCCAAGTGCATGGCTGAGGAGTGA
- the LOC8285817 gene encoding N-lysine methyltransferase setd6 isoform X4, which yields MEDPKLLVCLLQHFSSNKIIVKDDTFIIVLELPEDDPFFDKKKKLLCDKGFDIKEQIQLQSSFSLDSVATTLRKILHIARIIHLDEVELYFGENDECSSVEYCSLRNEVEALNSIAALLDGMLSSKTHREMNVLQTLRDAVVDRIENSMEDNRVETRIDKSYSCDIEKSIAEWGQRNGVHSRLEIVYVEGAGRGAIATEDLKVGDIALEIPVSIIISEELVRHSDMYHILEKIDGISSETMLLLWSMKERHNCNSKSKIYFDTLPKEFNTGLSFGVDAIMASDGTLLFDEIMQAKEHLRVQYDELVSALCNNYPDVFPPELYTWEQFLWACELWYSNSMKIKFLDGKLRTCLIPIAGFLNHSLHPHIIHYGKVDSITNTLKFPLSRPCRVGEQCCLSYGNFSGAHLITFYGFLPQGDNRYDIIPLDIDAGEADSTEDCPMSSWATHMTQSNLEIEMEILEDLQSTFSNMMENLGDPDLVDRENTSWDVKLALDFKDLQRRIVSSILTSCDAGFKLVQNELSKCMAEE from the exons ATGGAGGATCCTAAG TTGTTGGTTTGTTTGTTGCAGCACTTTTCATCAAATAAGATCATAGTGAAAGACGATACCTTTATAATTGTCCTTGAACTCCCTGAAGATGATCccttttttgataaaaaaaag AAACTACTGTGTGATAAGGGTTTTGATATCAAGGAACAGATACAGCTCCAGAGCTCATTTTCCCTTGATTCAGTTGCCACCACCTTACGAAAGATACTTCATATAGCAAGGATCATACACTTAGATGAG GTAGAACTTTATTTTGGTGAAAATGATGAATGTTCATCAGTGGAGTACTGTAGCCTCAGGAATGAGGTGGAAGCCCTCAATTCAATTGCAGCACTTCTTGACGGCATGCTCTCTAGTAAAACACACAGAGAAATGAATGTCTTGCAAACCTTGCGAGATGCAGTTGTTGATAGGATTGAAAACTCAATGGAAGATAACAGAGTGGAAACTAGAATAGATAAGAGCTACAGTTGCGACATAGAAAAAAGCATAGCAGAATGGGGCCAAAGAAATGGCGTACACTCACGATTGGAGATAGTTT ATGTTGAAGGTGCTGGTAGAGGAGCCATTGCAACAGAAGATCTGAAAGTTGGAGATATTGCTTTGGAGATCCCTGTATCTATTATAATTTCTGAGGAGCTTGTGCGTCATTCTGACATG TATCATATATTGGAGAAGATTGATGGGATTTCCTCTGAGACAATGTTGTTACTGTGGAGCATGAAGGAGAGGCACAACTGTAATTCGAAATCCAAGATTTACTTTGATACTCTaccaaaagaatttaatacAG GGCTGAGCTTTGGAGTTGATGCAATCATGGCTTCAGATGGAACCTTGCTGTTTGACGAGATTATGCAAGCAAAAGAG CACCTGCGTGTTCAATACGATGAGTTAGTTTCTGCACTATGCAATAATTACCCTGATGTATTTCCACCAGAGCTCTATACATGGGAGCAGTTCTTATGGGCTTGTGAACTCTGGTACTCCAATAGCATGAAAATTAAGTTTCTTGATGGAAAGCTAAGAACTTGCTTGATTCCTATTGCTGGATTTCTCAACCATTCG CTCCATCCACATATCATTCACTATGGCAAAGTAGATTCTATTACAAATACATTGAAGTTCCCACTGTCAAGGCCTTGCCGTGTTGGAGAACAATGCTGTCTTAGCTATGGGAACTTCTCTGGTGCACATCTAATTACATTCTATGGTTTCTTACCACAAGGAGACAATCGATATGATATAATTCCATTGG ATATTGATGCTGGTGAGGCTGATTCCACTGAGGATTGCCCCATGTCCAGCTGGGCTACTCATATG ACACAATCAAACTTGGAAATTGAAATGGAAATCCTGGAAGACCTGCAGTCAACTTTCAGTAACATGATGGAGAATCTTGGTGACCCGGATCTTGTTGACAG AGAAAACACTAGTTGGGATGTTAAGCTGGCATTGGACTTTAAAGATCTGCAGAGAAGGATTGTCTCCTCAATTTTAACTTCATGTGATGCTGGTTTCAAGTTGGTACAAAATGAATTATCCAAGTGCATGGCTGAGGAGTGA